A segment of the Alistipes communis genome:
GCAACCGCTCGATGGCGAAGGGCGCCACGCCGCGCAAGTTGCCCAGCACCTCGCCGTAGCGGGCGGCCAGGCTCTCGAAGATGCAGCGCACGAGCGCCGCATCGTCCGCCGGCGGGACCTTGCCCCGGCCGCGGCACCAGTCGCGGATCGCCGCCGGCATGTCGGCCGGATGCGCGAAGGCCTCGTCGTCGGGATCGATGCGCGTCCGGCCCGGCTCGGCGGCGGCAGCCATGGCCATGATCTCGGCGTAGGTATAGGTACGCCCCTCCTTCGCCCAGATGCGGCGGCACTCCTCCAACAACCACATGCCGGTGATGTTTTTCAGGAACCGCGTCGTACCGTCCACGCCGCCCTCGTTGGTGAAGTTCATCGCGCACGACTCCTCCGTGATGACCGGAGCGGGCAACTCGATGCCCATGAGCGACCACGTGCCCGACGAGAGATAGGCGAAGCGCTCGTCGGCAGCGGGCACGGCGGCGATGGCCGAAGCGGTATCGTGTCCCGCCACGGCGAAGACCTCCACACGCCCCAGTCCCGTGCGGCGAGCCACCTCGTCGCGCAGCACGCCGACACGCTCGCCGGGCATCACCCGTCGGGCGAACAGCGATGCGTCGACGCCGGCCGCACGCAACAGCTCCCCGTCCAGCTCCCGCGTGCGGGGATTCATCAGCTGCGAGGTGGAGAGGATCGTATATTCGCACACCTGTTCGCCCGTAAGCAGGTACGACAGCGCATCGGGCATGAAGAGCACATGCTCGGCGGCCGCCAGCGCGGGGTTGTGCTCGCGGTTGAGTGCGTAGAGTTGGTAGAGCGAATTGAAATTCATCACCTGAATGCCCGTCTTCGCATAGACGCTTTCGCGAGGCACCGTACGGAAAAACTCTTCCGGCACTCCGTCGGTATAGGGATCGCGGTAGGCGCGCGGAAGCCCCAGCAGATCGCCGTCGGGATCCACGCAGGCGAAATCGACGCCCCACGTATCGATGCCGATCGAGTCGATCCGTTCGCCGCGGCCGCCCGCGACGCTCAATCCCCTCAGAATCTCCTCGTAGAGGGCGTGAATGTCCCAATAGAAGCGGCCGTCGATCTCCCGCATACGGTTCGGGAAACGGTGCAGCTCCTCCATTCGGAGCCGGTCGCCCCCCGCACGGGCCAGAATCACCCGGCCGCTGGTAGCGCCCAGGTCGACACCGATTATATTTTTTTGCATAACGTGAAAAAGCGGTTTGAGGTTAGAGTCTTTATTTGATACAAAAATACCGAAGAAAGTATTATCTTTGTTATAACATTTGACAAATTACTTTTCAAATCTGACACGTTATGGGCTCTTTCCCGCAAAGCATCGTCCACTACCTGCCCGTCACCGACCACGACGAGCGGTGGGGCATCGTCTGCACCACGGCGGGGTACCAGAACGTTCCGCCCGGCAGCCCCTATCCCCTGACGCAGCATCCCGACAGCTACTCGTTCACCCGCTCGCGGGGGCGCGTGCTCGGCGAATACCAACTGCTCTACATCGTCTCGGGACAGGGCGAATTCCGCTCGGCCTCCTCGCCCGCCGCGCCCGTGAAAGCCGGCACGGTGGTGATGCTCTTCCCCGACGAATGGCACACCTACGCACCCGACCCCGAAACGGGCTGGGAGGAGTGGTGGGTGGGATTCCGCGGCGAAAACATCGACCGCCGCGTGGCGGAAGGCTTCTTTTCGCCGAAGACGCCGCTGCTGCATATCGGCCACAGCGCCGGCATCGTGAGCTGTTATCAGGAGATCATCCGCTCGGCCGAGGAGGAGCGCAAAGGCTTCCAGCAGCTCGTCACGGGCATCGTGCTTCACCTGCTGGGTTCGGTGCTCTTCAAACGCGACAACCTGCAATACCTCGACAACCCGATCGTCGAGAAGATCAACCGCGCCCGCGAAATGATGCGCCGCCACATCGGCGACAACCTCCCGCCCGAAGAGATCGCGCGGCGGCTCAACATCGGCTACACGTGGTTCCGCCGTACGTTCCGCGCCTACGTGGGCATCGCCCCGGCGCAATACCAGTTGCAACTGCGCCACAACAAGGCCCGGGAGCTGCTCACCACGACCGACCGCACCGTTTCGGAGATCGCCGCCGAGCTGGGATTCGAGAACGTCAGCCAGTTTTCGGCCTTCTTCCGGCAGCGCGAAAAGATCACCGCCACGCAGTACCGCAGCAAATACGGATTCTGACCGCAGCAGGCGACCGCTTTTCGGCAAGCGCATCTCAGCACCTTCCGTCGAAAAGGGGTACCGAAGACCGCGAGGCGAAAATGCGCGGGAATTCGCCGCGCACCTCGCAGAACGATCACGAAAGACTGCGCCGTTGCGGCGCAAAGGATTGCGCAGCTTCGACTACGGCGGCTCGGAAAAGTCCGCGAACGGCCTCTGCGCTCGCCTGCTGAACGTCGTTTTGCGCCCGCTCAGTGAGAACCGCTGTCCGATCCCGACGGAGGTGCCCTGCGGACACTTTTGGCACCGCCTTTCGGTGACAAAAGGCGGTAAATGCGATCGGCTGCAATCGAAGAGCGGCCGCGGACTGACAAAGGAAAATCGTACTTTGGCTGCGCCGTAGATACTCCGTCTCGGCAAAAAGCAAATAAAATTTGCTTTTGCCCTCGGCTTAATCGTATCTTTGCCGCATGAAAAGCATCAAAGAACTCTATCGTATCGGCACCGGCCCTTCGAGCAGCCACACCATGGCGCCCCGCCGCGCCGCCGAACAGTTCCTCGCACGCCATCCCGAAGCGGCGGCGTTCCGCGTGACGCTCTACGGAAGCCTCGCCGCGACGGGCCGCGGCCACATGACCGACCGTGCCATTATCGACACGCTGCTGCCGACCGCCCCCGTCGACATCGTGTGGCAGGCACGCGAGTTCCTTCCCTTCCATCCCAACGGAATGCGTTTCCAGGCGCTCGACACCGCCGGCACCCCCACCGACACATGGACGGTTTACAGCATCGGCGGCGGCGAGCTGGCCGAAGAGGGCGTACCGCCGCGGCAGGCGGAGGAGATTTACGAAATGAACACGCTCGACGAAATCCTCGCCTGGTGCCGCCGCACGGGCCGCACCTATTGGGAATATGTCGAGGAGTGCGAGTCGGACGACATCTGGGACTACCTGGCCGAAATCTGGCAGGCGATGCGCGAAAGCGTCGAGCGGGGGCTTGACCACGAAGGCGTCCTGCCCGGTCCGCTGCACCTCACGCGCCGCGCCGCGACCTACCACGTGCGCGCTTCGGGCTACAAGCAGAGCCTTCAATCGCGCGGTCTGGTCTTCGCCTACGCATTGGCCGTAGCCGAAGAGAACGCTTCGGGCGGACGGATCGTAACGGCCCCGACCTGCGGGTCGAGCGGTGTGGTGCCGGCCGTGTTGTACCATCTTCAAAAGAGCCGCGGTTTCTCCGACGCACGCATCTACCGCGCGTTGGCCACGGCCGGCCTGTTCGGCAACGTCGTCAAACACAACGCCTCGATCTCGGGCGCCGAGGTGGGTTGCCAGGGCGAGGTGGGCGTCGCCTGCGCCATGGCGGCCGCCGCAGCCAACCAGCTTTTCGGAGGCAGCCCCTCGCAGATCGAGTATGCCGCCGAAATGGGGCTCGAACACCATCTGGGCATGACCTGCGATCCCGTATGCGGACTGGTGCAGATCCCCTGCATCGAACGCAACGCCTACGCTGCGGCCCGCGCGCTCGACGCCAACCTCTATTCGGCCTTCACCGACGGCGGACACCGCGTCTCGTTCGACCGCGTGGTCGAGGTGATGAAACAGACGGGGCACGACCTTCCCTCGATCTACAAGGAGACGGGCGAGGGCGGACTGGCACGGGAGTACGATCCCGACAAGTAACAATGCGGGGCGGAACTCTCGACAGAGTTCCGCCCTGCTGCCTTGTCCGAAAAAATCAATCCTTTCCGGGGAAATACTTCATGTACTGCACGCGCTGGAAAAACTCCGAGTCGCTCTTGCCGAAACCGAGCCGGCCCTTGAATTCGTCGAGCGCCGTGATGCCGTGACGCGCCGCCCAGGCGTCGATCCACTCATTCATGCGCGCGATCACATCGAAACCTTCGCGGTGGATCGCCGTGCAGACCTCGACGGCCGCAGCACCGCAAAGAAGCGCCTTGACCGCCGCCTCGCCGTCGTGCACGCCCGTCGAAACGGCGAAATCCATACGCGGCAGCGCACCGACGCAGATCGCCGTCGTGCGCAATACGTTGCGCAACTCCGACGCTTCGCTGTAAGGCGACCCTTCGACGAAGGTCATCCGCTCGACATCCACGTCCGGTTCGAAGAAACGGTTGAACAGCACCGCACCCTTCACCCCGACGCTCTCCAACGCGGCAGCCATCGCCACGACGTTCGTGAAACGCATCGCGAGTTTGACCGAAACGGGAATCTTCACCTCGGCGCAGACACGCTGGGCGATCGTCACATAGAGCCGTTCGAGCTCCTGCGACGAACGTGCGGCGTCGACGGGCTGGATGAAGATGTTCAGTTCGAGCGCCGAGGCTCCGGCCCGAGCCATCGCGGCGGCGTATTCGATCCACTCTTCGCCCGCGGCCACGCAGTTGATGCTGGCGATGACGGGAATCCGCGTCGCACGCCGCGCATCGGCGATCAGTTGCAGAAATCCCGCTTTGTAATCCTCGCCCAGATAACGTTGCAGATAGTCGCCCGCATCGCCGTAGGGCGAATCGGAATATTGTTCGAGCGAAGCGGCGTGGTGCAGGATCTGCTCCTCGAAGATCGATTTCAGAACCACCGCGCCCGCTCCGGCGGCGGCGCACTTCTCGATATTGGCGAGCGTCGCCGTATAGGGCGAACTGCTCACGACGATCGGGCTGTCGAGTTCCAGTCCGAGATAGGTAGCTTTCATGGGCTTATGCTGTTGCTGTTTGATTTCGACCCTCCAAAGGTAGCGATTCGCCCCCGCATTTCCAAATACCACCTCTAAAAACCGCGGCAGCCAGCCGATGTTCCGTATCGACATGTTCAGCAGGCACGCTCCTGAGTCGGTCCGACTGCGACCGGACAAATACCTTCCCCCGAAAACAGCACTACACGCTGATTCCGGGGGAGGCCGGGTGTTGGAGCCCGAGAAAAGAAGATTAGAGAGAGAGTATTGTTTAACCAAACAGTTCGTTGAGCACCTTAGCCAGCCGGTACGAAGCCTTGATGAGCTGGTGATCCAACAAACCGATCGCTTTGTTGCAGAAGGACAGGCCCAACTTGTCGCCGGGTGCGGCCCAGTCGTAGATGACCGCACACTCGCGCCGGCTCTCGGCGAACCAGTCGTCGGGCGTACCGGCAGCCAATGCTTCCCGCTCCCGCCGTGAATAACGGTCGAGCTGGTGTTTGTATTCCATGTAGCCCCAGCGGTGCTTGCGGTCGAGGATACCGCCGTCGAAGAGTGCATGGTACTGCGTATCGACGCCGTAGAAGAGCACGCGCATACGGCTCTGCTGGTAGTTGACGTGCGACGGACAGTGCATGTCGCCTACCAGATGGATCACGTAGCGCAGGTTGACCACGACGGTCGAATCGTCGAGATTACGGTAATCCCTCAACCGTTCGATCGCACGGTTCAGTTCACGCAGCACATTGGGTTCGAGTGGGTTGCCGGCGGCATCCTTCGTGGGTTCGCCCTTGCCGTAATCCACGTGCCACCAGTTGG
Coding sequences within it:
- a CDS encoding rhamnulokinase, which produces MQKNIIGVDLGATSGRVILARAGGDRLRMEELHRFPNRMREIDGRFYWDIHALYEEILRGLSVAGGRGERIDSIGIDTWGVDFACVDPDGDLLGLPRAYRDPYTDGVPEEFFRTVPRESVYAKTGIQVMNFNSLYQLYALNREHNPALAAAEHVLFMPDALSYLLTGEQVCEYTILSTSQLMNPRTRELDGELLRAAGVDASLFARRVMPGERVGVLRDEVARRTGLGRVEVFAVAGHDTASAIAAVPAADERFAYLSSGTWSLMGIELPAPVITEESCAMNFTNEGGVDGTTRFLKNITGMWLLEECRRIWAKEGRTYTYAEIMAMAAAAEPGRTRIDPDDEAFAHPADMPAAIRDWCRGRGKVPPADDAALVRCIFESLAARYGEVLGNLRGVAPFAIERLHVIGGGAQNDLLNQLTADACGIPVVAGPSEATAIGNVMVQARALGLVGSLARMRDYIRRSVEVREFLPRTK
- a CDS encoding AraC family transcriptional regulator, with protein sequence MGSFPQSIVHYLPVTDHDERWGIVCTTAGYQNVPPGSPYPLTQHPDSYSFTRSRGRVLGEYQLLYIVSGQGEFRSASSPAAPVKAGTVVMLFPDEWHTYAPDPETGWEEWWVGFRGENIDRRVAEGFFSPKTPLLHIGHSAGIVSCYQEIIRSAEEERKGFQQLVTGIVLHLLGSVLFKRDNLQYLDNPIVEKINRAREMMRRHIGDNLPPEEIARRLNIGYTWFRRTFRAYVGIAPAQYQLQLRHNKARELLTTTDRTVSEIAAELGFENVSQFSAFFRQREKITATQYRSKYGF
- a CDS encoding L-serine ammonia-lyase; the encoded protein is MKSIKELYRIGTGPSSSHTMAPRRAAEQFLARHPEAAAFRVTLYGSLAATGRGHMTDRAIIDTLLPTAPVDIVWQAREFLPFHPNGMRFQALDTAGTPTDTWTVYSIGGGELAEEGVPPRQAEEIYEMNTLDEILAWCRRTGRTYWEYVEECESDDIWDYLAEIWQAMRESVERGLDHEGVLPGPLHLTRRAATYHVRASGYKQSLQSRGLVFAYALAVAEENASGGRIVTAPTCGSSGVVPAVLYHLQKSRGFSDARIYRALATAGLFGNVVKHNASISGAEVGCQGEVGVACAMAAAAANQLFGGSPSQIEYAAEMGLEHHLGMTCDPVCGLVQIPCIERNAYAAARALDANLYSAFTDGGHRVSFDRVVEVMKQTGHDLPSIYKETGEGGLAREYDPDK
- a CDS encoding dihydroorotate dehydrogenase-like protein; amino-acid sequence: MKATYLGLELDSPIVVSSSPYTATLANIEKCAAAGAGAVVLKSIFEEQILHHAASLEQYSDSPYGDAGDYLQRYLGEDYKAGFLQLIADARRATRIPVIASINCVAAGEEWIEYAAAMARAGASALELNIFIQPVDAARSSQELERLYVTIAQRVCAEVKIPVSVKLAMRFTNVVAMAAALESVGVKGAVLFNRFFEPDVDVERMTFVEGSPYSEASELRNVLRTTAICVGALPRMDFAVSTGVHDGEAAVKALLCGAAAVEVCTAIHREGFDVIARMNEWIDAWAARHGITALDEFKGRLGFGKSDSEFFQRVQYMKYFPGKD
- a CDS encoding S1/P1 nuclease; translated protein: MKKTLLLAFAALCFVQSALAWGKSGHDAVAYIAETHLTKRAKAVIERYLGHSIVYDASWMDDYRAEPGYEMTNWWHVDYGKGEPTKDAAGNPLEPNVLRELNRAIERLRDYRNLDDSTVVVNLRYVIHLVGDMHCPSHVNYQQSRMRVLFYGVDTQYHALFDGGILDRKHRWGYMEYKHQLDRYSRREREALAAGTPDDWFAESRRECAVIYDWAAPGDKLGLSFCNKAIGLLDHQLIKASYRLAKVLNELFG